One window from the genome of Brachionichthys hirsutus isolate HB-005 chromosome 19, CSIRO-AGI_Bhir_v1, whole genome shotgun sequence encodes:
- the setd1ba gene encoding histone-lysine N-methyltransferase SETD1B-A gives MSKQGERTRLNEDHGRKQSSSLANGTDRDRDRDRDKDKDRDRDRDSHPGCGAAEKRSHHWRSYKLIIDPALKKGSQKLYRYDGQTFSMPDPGIPPVDTVRDPRIGRLWAKYKETDLPVPKFKIDECYIGPVPPKEVTFARLNDNIREGFLTDMCKKFGALEQVEIVYNPKTKKHLGIAKVVFETVKAAKVAVQTLHDTSVMGNMIHVELDPKGENRLRYFQLLMNGSYTPRNLPVGGEEARDVSPRSLAEALLACEPIRRLSEGGVSAGGALVPSSSNTPLSLETGYSSLRQETPQSQGTPHTPRQTGTPFSQDSNYSSRQSTPAYQSGRAESAGGYKSRRHESKFQDAYNRRPERPQYRSSMYRNATPEQAPFKPHQLTPPEPPPTTPSFTYTAPPPATPNFKSSFSSYQAPLPPAFTPSEPPFQHPAQREGEYPRPPQPPAADLLPVGERPETPPIPEPPPEPVPESSTPPRRTPERCPSPGSPALDPERNSLDSRIEMLLKEKRTKLLPFLEERDSDTEVRMEGSPISSSSSQLSPIPAYTSGPQGGRQNSRPPSTGLEDISPTPLPESEDEEAIPGTASLLRRIGSPAQEKTSSSDAKDAPFRGHTPTEEMETAAQSSGEDMEISDGEMPGTPIAGGDCGEGIVVNSAVSPMQTLALPPPGFPQLAHQSGFPIQHHHLPPHSAGHLAGHPGVPHHMLPHMGPYAHGMMPLMQMELVGCLRWEQWEQWEQWSSVPMSFQMQQQMLSRMAQTRGPYHYPHYIDGGGAAGPFGGLYQPLSMGAAPGGGPEQQWQHPGMPTFNPTVPPPGYDTKKEDPHKATVDGVLLVIVKELKAIMKRDLNRKMVEVVAFRAFDDWWDRKERSAKASLTPVKGAEGKEDERPKPKEAMGSSLLENWNKGEGLGYEGMGLGIGLRGAIRLPSFKVKRKEPPEAASAGDNKRARPSTPVDDELEDEDRDRDPAELPKMDADGRAEKRRHSRPNELDSEGEEEEEEEEEDTSGKESPSLSDREEAAEEMEAPNRPMSDKESADEDEGESSSDGDSSDSSDDEAESSSSAGDASGSSSSDSEYELSSEEEEVAEVLPGQGREDEGQETRSSSSSSSSTSSTSDEEVREAEPEVRSPAGGGVAQQRSQDELASESTCRSPGVEEKVVVDVKPPSPRDIPVKGPDVGVPAVGAEPQDHATLRPPTPAGALSDSDRETRGKGETAPEEAPCVPQRLAPPTSEDKAPVSSSMRLTLPPHPPVEARCLLHPPPGPLPDLRQRPRLPTDEDVPRTPGRDLMGRARSLGKSQSTDAMPVTPGGDAPLTGSSLLLGSPHVPGSPFSYPAQSPVLSAGIPRTPGRDLTFAPVFPDPTAPTLNRKVSSDSLDDRPVFKEPPISALPNQVPSAGPEPSASVPEDLSTEDVPVPSDTASSKRKPGRPRGKKVSAASEESLDLSVPLPHGVHLDDLSIQRTSSKFPSLDFREGTAEPETVLPAEDGFLSYEEEAPAVAKPTRRRRGWEEILLGGLSPAASPPRPYFKPRTDFEEMTILYDIWNDGIDEEDVRLLQITYDKMLQQDIGNDWLNDTLWVNHPSTNIPRVKKKRRDDGMRDHVTGCARSEGYYKIDKKDKIKYLQSTKLQSEEPPVDTQGMSIPAQVHASTRAGSERRSEQRRLLSSFACDSDLLKLNQLKFRKKKIRFCRSHIHDWGLFALEPIAADEMVIEYVGQNIRQVIADMREKRYEEEGIGSSYMFRVDHDTIIDATKCGNFARFINHSCNPNCYAKVVTVESQKKIVIYSRQPIIVNEEITYDYKFPIEDEKIPCLCGAENCRGTLN, from the exons ATGTCCAAGCAAGGCGAAAGAACTCGGCTGAACGAGGACCATGGCAGAAAGCAGAGTTCGA GTCTGGCGAACGGCacggacagggacagggaccgggaccgggacaaggacaaggacagggaccgggaccgggacagCCATCCCGGCTGCGGCGCGGCGGAGAAGCGGAGTCACCACTGGAGAAGTTACAAGTTGATCATCGACCCGGCGCTGAAGAAGGGATCTCAGAAACTATACCGCTACGATGGACAGACTTTTAGCATGCCC GACCCCGGGATCCCGCCGGTGGACACCGTCCGGGACCCGAGGATCGGTCGTCTTTGGGCCAAGTACAAAGAGACGGACCTACCGGTGCCGAAGTTCAAG ATCGACGAGTGCTACATCGGGCCCGTGCCCCCCAAGGAGGTGACGTTCGCCAGGCTGAACGACAACATCCGGGAAGGCTTCCTCACCGACATGTGCAAGAAGTTCGGGGCGCTCGAGCAGGTGGAGATCGTGTACAACCCCAAGACCAAGAAGCACCTGGGCATCGCCAAGGTGGTCTTTGAGACGGTGAAGGCCGCCAAGGTGGCCGTGCAGACGCTCCACGACACGTCGGTCATGGGGAACATGATCCACGTGGAGCTGGACCCCAAAG GTGAGAATCGCCTCAGGTACTTCCAGCTCCTGATGAACGGCAGCTACACGCCTCGGAACCTTCCCGTCGGCGGCGAGGAGGCGAGAGACGTTTCCCCCCGCAGCCTGGCCGAGGCcttgctg GCCTGCGAGCCCATCCGCAGGTTGTCGGAGGGCGGCGTGTCCGCCGGGGGGGCGTTGGTTCCCAGCAGCTCCAACACGCCGCTCTCCCTCGAGACCGGCTACTCCAGCCTGCGGCAGGAAACCCCCCAGTCCCAGGGAACCCCCCACACGCCGCGGCAGACGGGGACGCCCTTCTCGCAAGACTCCAACTACTCCAGCCGGCAGTCCACGCCGGCGTATCAGTCCGGCCGGGCCGAGAGCGCCGGCGGCTACAAGTCTCGGAGGCACGAGAGCAAGTTCCAGGACGCGTACAACCGCCGGCCGGAGAGGCCTCAGTACCGGAGCAGCATGTACCGGAACGCCACGCCGGAGCAAGCGCCTTTCAAGCCGCACCAGCTCACCCCGCCCGAGCCGCCGCCCACCACCCCGTCTTTCACGTACACGGCGCCTCCCCCCGCCACGCCCAACTTCAAGTCTAGCTTCTCGTCCTATCAGGCTCCTTTGCCCCCCGCCTTCACCCCGTCCGAGCCGCCTTTCCAGCACCCGGCCCAAAGGGAGGGCGAGTACCCCCGACCGCCGCAGCCGCCGGCCGCCGACTTGTTGCCCGTCGGGGAGAGACCGGAAACCCCTCCGATCCCGGAGCCCCCGCCGGAGCCCGTGCCCGAGTCGAGCACCCCTCCCCGCCGAACGCCGGAACGCTGCCCCTCGCCCGGCTCCCCAGCGCTGGACCCAGAGCGCAACAGCCTGGACTCCCGCATCGAGATGCTCCTCAAGGAGAAGCGGACGAAGCTGCTGCCGTTCCTGGAGGAGCGGGACTCGGACACGGAGGTGCGAATGGAGGGGagtcccatctcctcctcctcctcgcagctGTCCCCGATCCCCGCTTACACAAGCGGGCCCCAAGGCGGCCGGCAAAATTCCCGTCCCCCGAGTACGGGTTTGGAGGACATCAGCCCGACGCCTCTGCCAGAGTCGGAAGACGAAGAGGCGATTCCTGGAACCGCCTCGCTGCTGAGGAGGATCGGCTCTCCTGCTCAGGAGAAGACGAGCAGCAGCGACGCCAAAGACGCACCTTTCCGAGGCCACACCCCCACCGAGGAGATGGAAACG GCTGCCCAGTCGTCGGGAGAAGACATGGAAATCTCCGACGGCGAGATGCCCGGCACGCCCATCGCCGGCGGGGACTGCGGCGAGGGCATCGTTGTGAACTCGGCCGTGTCCCCGATGCAGACCCTCGCCCTCCCCCCGCCCGGCTTCCCCCAGCTCGCGCACCAGTCCGGTTTCCCCATCCAGCACCACCACCTCCCCCCCCACTCCGCCGGGCACCTGGCCGGCCACCCCGGCGTGCCGCACCACATGCTGCCCCACATGGGGCCCTACGCCCACGGCATGATGCCGCTGATGCAGATGGAGCTGGTGGGCTGCCTGCGCTGGGAGCAGTGGGAGCAGTGGGAGCAGTGGAGCAGCGTCCCCATGTCCTtccagatgcagcagcagatgtTGAGCCGCATGGCTCAGACGCGGGGGCCCTACCATTACCCGCACTACAtcgacggcggcggcgcggccGGGCCTTTCGGGGGGCTTTACCAGCCTCTCTCTATGGGGGCGGCGCCCGGCGGGGGGCCGGAGCAGCAGTGGCAGCATCCCGGGATGCCGACGTTCAACCCCacggtccccccccccgggtacGACACCAAGAAGGAGGATCCTCACAAGGCCACCGTGGACGGCGTCCTGCTCGTCATCGTCAAGGAGCTGAAGGCCATCATGAAGAGGGACCTCAACCGCAAGATGGTGGAGGTGGTGGCGTTCCGGGCGTTCGACGACTGGTGGGATCGGAAGGAGCGCTCGGCGAAG GCGTCTTTGACCCCGGTGAAAGGCGCCGAGGGGAAGGAGGACGAAAGGCCCAAGCCCAAAGAGGCGATGGGTTCGAGTCTCCTGGAGAACTGGAACAAAGGCGAGGGGCTGGGCTACGAGGGGATGGGCCTGGGCATCGGCCTGCGTGGCGCCATCCGCTTACCGTCCTTCAAG GTGAAAAGGAAAGAGCCCCCCGAAGCGGCGTCGGCGGGGGACAACAAACGAGCCAGGCCCTCCACCCCGGTGGACGACGAGCTGGAGGACGAAG ACCGAGACCGAGACCCGGCCGAGCTCCCCAAAATGGACGCCGACGGGAGGGCGGAAAAGCGGCGGCACTCGCGGCCGAACGAACTGGAcagcgagggagaggaggaggaggaggaggaggaggaggacacttCGGGGAAGGAGTCGCCGTCGTTGTCTGACCGGGAGGAGGCGGCTGAAGAAATGGAGGCTCCCAATAGGCCGATGTCAGACAAG GAAAGTGCCGATGAAGACGAAGGCGAGTCATCCAGCGACGGCGATTCGTCCGACTCGTCCGATGACG AAGCCGAGAGTTCGTCCTCCGCTGGGGACGCGTCGGGCTCGTCGAGCTCGGACTCGGAGTACGAGCTGAGctccgaggaagaggaggtcgcCGAGGTTCTACCGGGGCAAGGCAGAGAGGACGAAGGCCAGGAGACGaggtcctcctcgtcctcctcgtcttccaccaGTTCGACTTCCGATGAAGAGGtgagggaggcggagcctgaggTACGAAGCCCTGCCGGGGGAGGAGTCGCCCAGCAGAGGAGCCAGGACGAGCTCGCCAGCGAATCCACGTGTCGATCTCCCGGGGTCGAGGAGAAGGTCGTGGTGGATGTGAAGCCGCCGTCGCCTCGAGACATCCCAG TCAAAGGGCCAGACGTCGGCGTTCCCGCCGTGGGGGCCGAACCCCAGGATCACGCCACCCTCCGGCCGCCGACTCCTGCAGGCGCCCTGTCCGACAGCGACCGGGAGACGAGGGGCAAAGGTGAAACGGCTCCCGAGGAAGCGCCTTGCGTTCCCCAGCGGCTAGCCCCTCCCACTTCAGAGGACAAAGCCCCCGTCTCCTCTTCGATGCGCCTCACCCTCCCGCCTCACCCACCGGTAGAAGCCCGTTGCCTCCTCCACCCGCCCCCCGGTCCCCTGCCTGACCTCCGCCAGCGTCCTCGGCTCCCCACCGACGAGGACGTCCCCCGCACGCCCGGCAGGGACCTGATGGGGCGTGCCCGAAGTCTGGGCAAGTCCCAGAGCACGGACGCCATGCCCGTCACGCCCGGCGGCGACGCCCCGCTGACGGGCAGCAGCTTGTTGCTCGGCTCCCCCCACGTCCCCGGCAGCCCCTTTTCCTACCCGGCGCAGTCCCCCGTCCTCAGCGCCGGAATTCCGCGCACCCCAGGAAGGGACTTGACGTTCGCCCCCGTCTTCCCCGACCCCACAGCGCCGACCCTGAATAGGAAAGTGTCCTCCGACAGCCTGGACGACAGACCGGTCTTCAAGGAGCCCCCCATTAGCGCCCTGCCCAACCAGGTCCCGTCGGCTGGACCGGAACCTTCGGCCAGCGTCCCAGAGGATCTGTCCACTGAAGACGTCCCTGTCCCATCGGACACCGCCTCGTCAAAAAGGAAACCCGGGCGGCCCAGGGGCAAAAAGGTCTCGGCCGCCTCGGAGGAGTCTTTGGATCTCTCCGTCCCTCTGCCCCACGGCGTCCATCTTGACGACTTGTCCATCCAGAGAACGTCTTCCAAGTTCCCGAGCCTGGACTTCCGGGAAGGGACGGCGGAACCCGAGACGGTCCTGCCCGCGGAAGACGGCTTCCTGTCTTACGAAGAGGAGGCGCCTGCGGTCGCCAAGCcgacgcggcggcggcgaggctGGGAGGAGATCCTGCTGGGCGGCCTGTCCCCCGCGGCCTCGCCGCCGCGGCCGTACTTCAAGCCGCGCACGGACTTCGAAGAAATGACCATCTTGTACGACATCTGGAACGACGGCATCGACGAGGAGGACGTCCGTCTCCTGCAGATCACGTACGACaagatgctgcagcaggacatcGGCAACGACTGGCTCAACGACACGCTGTGGGTCAACCACCCTT CGACCAACATCCCGAGAGTTAAGAAAAAGCGGAGAGATGACGGCATGCGGGATCACGTGACCGGCTGCGCGCGGAGCGAGGGGTACTACAAGATCGACAAGAAGGACAAGATCAAGTACCTCCAGAGCACCAAGCTGCAGTCCGAGGAGCCGCCGGTGGACACGCAG GGTATGAGTATTCCGGCTCAGGTCCACGCCTCTACCAGAGCGGGCTCGGAGCGGCGCTCGGAGCAGCGGCGTCTGCTGTCGTCGTTCGCGTGCGACAGCGACCTGCTGAAGCTCAACCAGCTGAAG TTCCGTAAGAAGAAGATCCGATTCTGCAGGTCGCACATCCACGACTGGGGTCTGTTCGCTCTGGAGCCCATCGCCGCCGACGAGATGGTGATCGAGTACGTGGGGCAGAACATCAGACAG GTGATCGCCGACATGCGGGAGAAGCGCTACGAGGAGGAGGGCATCGGCAGCAGCTACATGTTCCGCGTCGACCACGACACCATCATCGACGCCACCAAGTGCGGCAACTTCGCCCGTTTCATCAACCACAGCTGCAAC CCCAACTGTTACGCCAAGGTGGTCACGGTGGAATCTCAGAAGAAGATCGTGATCTACTCCAGACAGCCCATCATCGTCAACGAGGAGATCACCTACGACTACAAGTTCCCCATCGAGGACGAGAAGATCCCCTGTTTGTGCGGGGCGGAGAACTGCCGGGGGACGCTGAATTAA
- the rhof gene encoding rho-related GTP-binding protein RhoF, which translates to MMQNGAGTDKGTAKRGEELKMVIVGDGGCGKTSLLMVYAKGDFPEKYAPSVFEKYVSTISLGRKEIKLYLYDTAGQEDYDRLRPLSYQEANLILVCFDVTNPTSFENVLVKWFPEVRHFCQNIPVILIGCKTDLRKDKECTRRLKATNQAPITYTQGEETRQQMNAELYLECSAKYQENVDEVFREAARRAVAFSRKQRNHARKKKCVVL; encoded by the exons ATGATGCAGAACGGTGCCGGGACAGACAAGGGGACggcaaagagaggagaggaacttAAAATGGTGATAGTGGGAGACGGAGGCTGTGGGAAAACATCACTTTTGATGGTGTATGCTAAAGGTGATTTTCCAGAG AAATACGCTCCGTCAGTGTTTGAGAAATATGTGAGCACTATCTCCCTCGGCAGAAAAGAGATAAAGCTCTACCTGTACGACACGGCTG GGCAGGAAGACTACGACAGACTACGGCCTCTCTCGTACCAGGAAGCCAATCTGATTTTAGTCTGTTTCGATGTGACAAACCCCACTAGCTTCGAGAATGTCCTGGTAAAG TGGTTCCCTGAGGTGAGACACTTTTGTCAGAACATTCCAGTCATCCTGATCGGGTGCAAGACCGACCTCAGGAAGGACAAAGAGTGCACCAGGAGGCTGAAGGCCACGAACCAGGCTCCTATTACGTACACACAG GGCGAGGAGACCCGGCAGCAGATGAACGCAGAACTCTATCTGGAGTGTTCGGCCAAGTATCAGGAGAACGTGGACGAGGTTTTCAGAGAGGCCGCCAGGAGAGCTGTAGCCTTCAGTCGCAAACAGAGAAACCATGCACGGAAGAAGAAATGCGTCGTTCTGTGA
- the tmem120b gene encoding transmembrane protein 120B, which translates to MAKPKFQTDWDEIDEEYRQLQETHRIYRQKLDELTNLQATCSGAIGKQRKCLKDLRHSLTRCARTCEKKELDLMMEIETQIKDKENVFFDMEAYLPKKNGLYLNLVLGNVNVTLLSNQAKFAYKDEYEKFKLYMTIILMFGAITCLFFLNCRVTDEIFNFLLVWYYCTLTIRESILMSNGSRIKGWWVSHHYVSTFLSGVMLTWPEGAMYQRFRSQFLAFSIYQSFVQFLQYYYQSGCLYRLRALGERNQLDLTVEGFQSWMWRGLTFLLPFLFFGHFWQLYNSVTLFRLAGREDCKEWQVFMLALTFLVLFLGNTLTTLKVVHQKIQKNQGKVQKSD; encoded by the exons GAAACGCACAGAATCTACAGACAAAAACTGGACGAGCTCACAAACCTTCAGGCGACGTGTAGCGGCGCCATCGGCAAGCAGAGGAAGTGCCTGAAAGACCTGCGGCACAGCTTGACCAG ATGTGCGCGAACGTGCGAGAAGAAAGAACTGGACCTGATGATGGAGATCGAGACGCAAATCAAAGACaaggaaaatgtcttctttgaTATGGAAGCATATCTGCCAAAGAAGAACGg gcTCTACCTGAATCTGGTGCTGGGCAACGTGAACGTAACGCTCCTCAGCAACCAAGCGAA GTTCGCTTACAAAGACGAGTACGAGAAGTTCAAGCTTTACATGACGATCATCCTGATGTTTGGAGCGATAACCTGCCTCTTCTTTCTCAACTGCCG aGTCACCGATGAGATCTTCAACTTCCTGCTGGTGTGGTATTACTGCACGCTGACCATAAGGGAAAGCATTCTGATGAGCAAcggctccag GATCAAAGGTTGGTGGGTGTCGCACCATTACGTGTCCACCTTCCTCTCAGGGGTGATGCTTACCTG GCCAGAGGGGGCGATGTATCAGCGGTTCAGGAGCCAGTTTCTTGCTTTCTCCATATATCAAA GCTTCGTTCAGTTCCTCCAGTATTACTACCAGAGCGGCTGCTTGTACCGGCTTCGGGCTTTGGGAGAGAGGAACCAGCTGGACCTCACAGTGG AGGGATTTCAGTCCTGGATGTGGAGAGGCCTCACTTTCCTCTTGCCATTTCTCTTTTTTGGACAT TTTTGGCAGCTGTACAACTCGGTGACCCTGTTTCGTCTGGCGGGACGCGAGGACTGTAAGGAGTGGCAG GTGTTCATGCTGGCACTGACATTTCTCGTCCTGTTCCTGGGAAACACTCTCACCACGTTAAAAGTCGTCCACCAAAAGATTCAGAAAAACCAGGGCAAGGTGCAGAAGAGCGACTGA